A stretch of the Vitis vinifera cultivar Pinot Noir 40024 chromosome 16, ASM3070453v1 genome encodes the following:
- the LOC100254307 gene encoding receptor-like protein EIX1 isoform X3: protein MATSPFRYFISLFLLLLCFEACFRVGDTKVGCIERETQALLHFKKVVLDDHGVLSSWGNGEDKKDCCKWRGVECNNQTGHVIRLDLHHQYLGGKISQLGPSLAELQHLKHLNLSWNHFKGILPTQLGNLSNLQSLDLGSNYGHMSCENLDWLSHLPSLTHLDLSGVNLSKAIHWPQAINKMPSLTELYLHYTELPPIIPTISISHINSSTSLVVLDLSSNSLTSSIYPWLFNFSSSLVHLDLSWNDLNGSIPDAFGNMTTLAYLDLFWNELRGSIPDAFGNMTSLAYLDLSWNQLEGLQLGCISRISR from the exons ATGGCTACAAGCCCCTTTcgatattttatttccctttttctgCTTTTGCTCTGTTTCGAAGCCTGTTTCAGGGTGGGTGACACTAAAGTTGGGTGCATAGAGAGGGAGACACAGGCTCTCCTTCACTTCAAAAAAGTTGTTCTCGATGACCATGGAGTGCTTTCTTCATGGGGGAATGGGGAAGACAAAAAAGATTGTTGCAAATGGAGAGGAGTGGAGTGTAACAACCAGACGGGTCATGTGATCAGGCTTGATCTTCATCACCAATATTTGGGAGGTAAGATATCTCAGCTTGGTCCTTCATTGGCAGAGTTGCAGCACTTGAAGCATTTGAACCTCAGCTGGAATCATTTTAAAG GAATTCTTCCCACTCAACTTGGAAATCTTTCCAATTTGCAATCCCTTGATCTCGGCAGTAATTATGGGCATATGAGCTGTGAGAACCTTGACTGGCTTTCTCACCTTCCTTCGTTAACACACCTTGACTTGAGTGGGGTTAATCTTAGTAAAGCAATTCATTGGCCCCAAGCAATTAATAAAATGCCTTCCTTAACTGAGTTATACTTGCACTATACTGAGCTTCCTCCGATTATTCCAACAATATCCATTTCCCATATTAATTCTTCTACTTCTCTTGTTGTGCTTGATCTCTCCTCGAATAGTCTCACTTCTTCAATATACCCATGGTTGTTCAACTTCAGTAGCAGCCTTGTTCATCTTGACCTCTCTTGGAATGATCTAAATGGTTCAATTCCGGATGCTTTTGGAAACATGACTACTCTGGCATATCTTGATCTCTTTTGGAACGAGCTACGTGGTTCAATTCCGGATGCTTTTGGAAACATGACTAGTCTGGCATATCTTGATCTCTCTTGGAATCAACTTGAAG GACTTCAACTGGGTTGCATCTCAAGGATTAGTAGGTGA
- the LOC100254307 gene encoding receptor-like protein EIX2 isoform X1, which yields MATSPFRYFISLFLLLLCFEACFRVGDTKVGCIERETQALLHFKKVVLDDHGVLSSWGNGEDKKDCCKWRGVECNNQTGHVIRLDLHHQYLGGKISQLGPSLAELQHLKHLNLSWNHFKGILPTQLGNLSNLQSLDLGSNYGHMSCENLDWLSHLPSLTHLDLSGVNLSKAIHWPQAINKMPSLTELYLHYTELPPIIPTISISHINSSTSLVVLDLSSNSLTSSIYPWLFNFSSSLVHLDLSWNDLNGSIPDAFGNMTTLAYLDLFWNELRGSIPDAFGNMTSLAYLDLSWNQLEGEIPKSLRDLCNLQELLLSRNNLTGLKEKDYLACPNNTLEVLDISYNQLKGSFPDLSGFSQLRELFLEFNQLNGTLPESIGQLAQLQVLSIPSNSLRGTVSANHLFGLSNLSVLDLSFNSLIFNISLEQVPQFRASRIMLASCKLGPRFPNWIQTQKGLLDLDISASGIADVIPNWFWNLTSDLQLLNISNNHISGTLPNLQATPLVLDMSSNCLEGSIPQSVFNAGWLYLSKNLFSGSISLSCGTTNQPGWGLFYLDLSNNRLSGELPKCWEQWEDLIVLDLANNNFSGKIKNPIGLLHHMQTLHLRNNSFTGALPSSLKNCRALRLLDLGKNKLSGKITAWMGGSLSHLVVLNLRSNEFNGSIPSSLCQLEKIQMLDLSSNNLPGKIPKCLKNLTAMAQKGSQDLSYEIYYNSSSVLSYVDSTLVQWKGKEQEYKKTLRFIKSIDFSSNKLIGEIPIEVTDLVELVSLNLSRNNLIGSIPTTIGQLKLLDVLDLSQNQLNGRIPDTLSQIADLSVLDLSNNTLSGKIPLGTQLQSFDASTYEGNPGLCGPPLLKRCPEDELGGVSFTSGLSSKKEDIQDDANNIWFYGNIVLGFIIGFWGVCGTLLFNSSWRYAYFQLLSKIKDWLYVTTIVNMNRIRRSLQG from the exons ATGGCTACAAGCCCCTTTcgatattttatttccctttttctgCTTTTGCTCTGTTTCGAAGCCTGTTTCAGGGTGGGTGACACTAAAGTTGGGTGCATAGAGAGGGAGACACAGGCTCTCCTTCACTTCAAAAAAGTTGTTCTCGATGACCATGGAGTGCTTTCTTCATGGGGGAATGGGGAAGACAAAAAAGATTGTTGCAAATGGAGAGGAGTGGAGTGTAACAACCAGACGGGTCATGTGATCAGGCTTGATCTTCATCACCAATATTTGGGAGGTAAGATATCTCAGCTTGGTCCTTCATTGGCAGAGTTGCAGCACTTGAAGCATTTGAACCTCAGCTGGAATCATTTTAAAG GAATTCTTCCCACTCAACTTGGAAATCTTTCCAATTTGCAATCCCTTGATCTCGGCAGTAATTATGGGCATATGAGCTGTGAGAACCTTGACTGGCTTTCTCACCTTCCTTCGTTAACACACCTTGACTTGAGTGGGGTTAATCTTAGTAAAGCAATTCATTGGCCCCAAGCAATTAATAAAATGCCTTCCTTAACTGAGTTATACTTGCACTATACTGAGCTTCCTCCGATTATTCCAACAATATCCATTTCCCATATTAATTCTTCTACTTCTCTTGTTGTGCTTGATCTCTCCTCGAATAGTCTCACTTCTTCAATATACCCATGGTTGTTCAACTTCAGTAGCAGCCTTGTTCATCTTGACCTCTCTTGGAATGATCTAAATGGTTCAATTCCGGATGCTTTTGGAAACATGACTACTCTGGCATATCTTGATCTCTTTTGGAACGAGCTACGTGGTTCAATTCCGGATGCTTTTGGAAACATGACTAGTCTGGCATATCTTGATCTCTCTTGGAATCAACTTGAAGGTGAGATTCCGAAATCCTTGAGAGATTTATGTAATTTACAAGAATTATTATTGTCTCGGAACAATCTCACTGGACTGAAGGAAAAAGATTATCTGGCCTGCCCTAATAACACATTAGAGGTTTTAGATATATCTTATAATCAATTGAAAGGGTCATTTCCCGATCTTTCTGGATTTTCACAGTTGAGAGAATTATTTCTTGAATTCAATCAACTAAACGGAACTTTACCTGAAAGTATTGGACAACTAGCTCAACTTCAAGTGTTGTCCATTCCTTCAAATTCATTGCGAGGCACTGTCTCAGCAAACCACCTTTTTGGTCTCTCCAACCTGTCTGTCTTAGACTTATCTTTCAACTCCCTAATATTCAACATAAGCCTTGAGCAAGTTCCCCAATTTCGAGCCTCACGTATAATGTTGGCCTCTTGCAAATTAGGCCCACGTTTTCCTAATTGGATTCAAACTCAAAAAGGTCTGCTAGATCTTGATATCTCTGCTTCTGGAATTGCAGATGTCATTCCCAATTGGTTTTGGAATTTAACTTCAGATTTACAATTGTTAAACATTTCCAACAATCACATCTCAGGGACTTTGCCAAATTTACAAGCAACTCCTTTAGTGTTGGATATGAGTTCAAATTGCTTGGAAGGTTCAATACCACAATCTGTTTTCAATGCTGGATGGTTGTATCTCTCCAAGAACTTGTTTTCAGGCTCAATTTCTTTATCGTGCGGGACTACTAATCAGCCTGGTTGGGGTTTGTTTTATCTTGACCTCTCAAATAATCGACTGTCGGGAGAACTACCCAAATGTTGGGAGCAATGGGAAGATTTAATTGTTCTTGATTTggcaaataataatttttctggGAAAATTAAAAATCCGATTGGCTTATTACATCATATGCAAACATTGCATTTACGTAACAATAGTTTTACTGGAGCACTGCCTTCATCCTTAAAGAACTGCAGAGCTTTGCGTCTTCTAGatttgggaaaaaataaattgtcagGAAAAATAACCGCATGGATGGGAGGAAGTCTGTCACATTTGGTCGTTCTCAACCTAAGATCTAATGAATTTAATGGAAGCATACCTTCAAGTCTTTGTCAACTGGAAAAGATTCAAATGTTGGACCTCTCTAGCAACAATCTACCAGGAAAGATACCAAAATGTCTCAAAAATTTAACTGCTATGGCTCAGAAAGGAAGTCAGGACCTTTCTTATGAAATATATTACAATTCGAGTAGCGTACTTTCCTATGTTGATAGTACATTGGTTcaatggaaaggaaaagaacaagAGTACAAGAAAACTCTTAGATTCATCAAGAGCATTGATTTTTCAAGCAATAAATTAATTGGTGAAATTCCTATTGAAGTAACTGATTTGGTAGAATTGGTGTCATTGAATTTATCAAGAAACAATTTGATTGGATCAATCCCTACAACAATTGGTCAATTGAAATTATTGGATGTTCTTGATCTATCTCAAAACCAACTTAATGGTAGAATTCCGGATACTCTTTCTCAAATAGCCGATCTAAGTGTTTTAGACCTATCAAATAACACCTTGTCAGGTAAAATTCCATTAGGCACTCAATTACAAAGCTTTGATGCCTCCACATATGAGGGAAATCCTGGACTTTGTGGACCACCTCTTTTGAAAAGGTGTCCTGAAGATGAACTTGGGGGAGTCTCCTTCACTAGTGGTCTTAGTAGCAAAAAAGAGGACATTCAAGATGATGCAAATAATATATGGTTTTATGGAAATATTGTTCTTGGATTCATCATCGGATTTTGGGGAGTTTGCGGCACTTTACTATTCAATAGTTCATGGAGATATGCCTATTTCCAGTTGTTGAGCAAGATAAAGGATTGGTTGTACGTGACAACAATAGTAAATATGAATAGAATACGAAGGAGCCTGCAAGGTTAA
- the LOC100254307 gene encoding receptor-like protein EIX2 isoform X2, with protein MATSPFRYFISLFLLLLCFEACFRVGDTKVGCIERETQALLHFKKVVLDDHGVLSSWGNGEDKKDCCKWRGVECNNQTGHVIRLDLHHQYLGGKISQLGPSLAELQHLKHLNLSWNHFKGILPTQLGNLSNLQSLDLGSNYGHMSCENLDWLSHLPSLTHLDLSGVNLSKAIHWPQAINKMPSLTELYLHYTELPPIIPTISISHINSSTSLVVLDLSSNSLTSSIYPWLFNFSSSLVHLDLSWNDLNGSIPDAFGNMTTLAYLDLFWNELRGSIPDAFGNMTSLAYLDLSWNQLEGTLPNLQATPLVLDMSSNCLEGSIPQSVFNAGWLYLSKNLFSGSISLSCGTTNQPGWGLFYLDLSNNRLSGELPKCWEQWEDLIVLDLANNNFSGKIKNPIGLLHHMQTLHLRNNSFTGALPSSLKNCRALRLLDLGKNKLSGKITAWMGGSLSHLVVLNLRSNEFNGSIPSSLCQLEKIQMLDLSSNNLPGKIPKCLKNLTAMAQKGSQDLSYEIYYNSSSVLSYVDSTLVQWKGKEQEYKKTLRFIKSIDFSSNKLIGEIPIEVTDLVELVSLNLSRNNLIGSIPTTIGQLKLLDVLDLSQNQLNGRIPDTLSQIADLSVLDLSNNTLSGKIPLGTQLQSFDASTYEGNPGLCGPPLLKRCPEDELGGVSFTSGLSSKKEDIQDDANNIWFYGNIVLGFIIGFWGVCGTLLFNSSWRYAYFQLLSKIKDWLYVTTIVNMNRIRRSLQG; from the exons ATGGCTACAAGCCCCTTTcgatattttatttccctttttctgCTTTTGCTCTGTTTCGAAGCCTGTTTCAGGGTGGGTGACACTAAAGTTGGGTGCATAGAGAGGGAGACACAGGCTCTCCTTCACTTCAAAAAAGTTGTTCTCGATGACCATGGAGTGCTTTCTTCATGGGGGAATGGGGAAGACAAAAAAGATTGTTGCAAATGGAGAGGAGTGGAGTGTAACAACCAGACGGGTCATGTGATCAGGCTTGATCTTCATCACCAATATTTGGGAGGTAAGATATCTCAGCTTGGTCCTTCATTGGCAGAGTTGCAGCACTTGAAGCATTTGAACCTCAGCTGGAATCATTTTAAAG GAATTCTTCCCACTCAACTTGGAAATCTTTCCAATTTGCAATCCCTTGATCTCGGCAGTAATTATGGGCATATGAGCTGTGAGAACCTTGACTGGCTTTCTCACCTTCCTTCGTTAACACACCTTGACTTGAGTGGGGTTAATCTTAGTAAAGCAATTCATTGGCCCCAAGCAATTAATAAAATGCCTTCCTTAACTGAGTTATACTTGCACTATACTGAGCTTCCTCCGATTATTCCAACAATATCCATTTCCCATATTAATTCTTCTACTTCTCTTGTTGTGCTTGATCTCTCCTCGAATAGTCTCACTTCTTCAATATACCCATGGTTGTTCAACTTCAGTAGCAGCCTTGTTCATCTTGACCTCTCTTGGAATGATCTAAATGGTTCAATTCCGGATGCTTTTGGAAACATGACTACTCTGGCATATCTTGATCTCTTTTGGAACGAGCTACGTGGTTCAATTCCGGATGCTTTTGGAAACATGACTAGTCTGGCATATCTTGATCTCTCTTGGAATCAACTTGAAG GGACTTTGCCAAATTTACAAGCAACTCCTTTAGTGTTGGATATGAGTTCAAATTGCTTGGAAGGTTCAATACCACAATCTGTTTTCAATGCTGGATGGTTGTATCTCTCCAAGAACTTGTTTTCAGGCTCAATTTCTTTATCGTGCGGGACTACTAATCAGCCTGGTTGGGGTTTGTTTTATCTTGACCTCTCAAATAATCGACTGTCGGGAGAACTACCCAAATGTTGGGAGCAATGGGAAGATTTAATTGTTCTTGATTTggcaaataataatttttctggGAAAATTAAAAATCCGATTGGCTTATTACATCATATGCAAACATTGCATTTACGTAACAATAGTTTTACTGGAGCACTGCCTTCATCCTTAAAGAACTGCAGAGCTTTGCGTCTTCTAGatttgggaaaaaataaattgtcagGAAAAATAACCGCATGGATGGGAGGAAGTCTGTCACATTTGGTCGTTCTCAACCTAAGATCTAATGAATTTAATGGAAGCATACCTTCAAGTCTTTGTCAACTGGAAAAGATTCAAATGTTGGACCTCTCTAGCAACAATCTACCAGGAAAGATACCAAAATGTCTCAAAAATTTAACTGCTATGGCTCAGAAAGGAAGTCAGGACCTTTCTTATGAAATATATTACAATTCGAGTAGCGTACTTTCCTATGTTGATAGTACATTGGTTcaatggaaaggaaaagaacaagAGTACAAGAAAACTCTTAGATTCATCAAGAGCATTGATTTTTCAAGCAATAAATTAATTGGTGAAATTCCTATTGAAGTAACTGATTTGGTAGAATTGGTGTCATTGAATTTATCAAGAAACAATTTGATTGGATCAATCCCTACAACAATTGGTCAATTGAAATTATTGGATGTTCTTGATCTATCTCAAAACCAACTTAATGGTAGAATTCCGGATACTCTTTCTCAAATAGCCGATCTAAGTGTTTTAGACCTATCAAATAACACCTTGTCAGGTAAAATTCCATTAGGCACTCAATTACAAAGCTTTGATGCCTCCACATATGAGGGAAATCCTGGACTTTGTGGACCACCTCTTTTGAAAAGGTGTCCTGAAGATGAACTTGGGGGAGTCTCCTTCACTAGTGGTCTTAGTAGCAAAAAAGAGGACATTCAAGATGATGCAAATAATATATGGTTTTATGGAAATATTGTTCTTGGATTCATCATCGGATTTTGGGGAGTTTGCGGCACTTTACTATTCAATAGTTCATGGAGATATGCCTATTTCCAGTTGTTGAGCAAGATAAAGGATTGGTTGTACGTGACAACAATAGTAAATATGAATAGAATACGAAGGAGCCTGCAAGGTTAA